The Devosia sp. MC521 genome has a segment encoding these proteins:
- a CDS encoding polysaccharide deacetylase family protein, with protein MALKYTLIRAAFEALWLANASRLFEQFSDARGVIWTLHRVLPQPPKAFAPNGILQVQPEFLAYCLERLADRKIPVVNLDEALDRLTMPRAKSTFVVLTFDDGYKDNLIHALPVLQAARTPFTLYVPTAFPSGGGQLWWQAIEDIIGKAGEVRFQGPAGAVVLPSRSTKEKHTAFNQLYWHMRKMPETERLALLAEFTANYGYDLSAQCRAEIMGWDEIKQVANHPLATIGAHTVNHYELAKLPLEQARAEIVESVTALEQRLGQRPKHFSYPLGGPLSCGEREFELVAQLGFTSGVTTRPGGLYPHHRKTPTALPRVSLNGLFQQKRYADVFASGGLFTQLGRISG; from the coding sequence ATGGCGTTAAAATACACCTTGATCCGTGCCGCTTTTGAGGCACTTTGGCTCGCGAACGCATCGAGGTTGTTCGAGCAGTTTTCAGACGCGCGGGGCGTCATTTGGACACTGCATCGCGTGCTGCCTCAGCCCCCAAAGGCTTTTGCGCCAAACGGCATATTGCAGGTGCAGCCGGAATTCCTCGCCTACTGCCTCGAGCGTCTGGCCGATCGCAAAATACCGGTTGTAAACTTGGACGAGGCGCTGGATCGCCTCACGATGCCGAGGGCCAAATCGACATTTGTCGTGCTGACTTTCGACGATGGCTATAAGGACAATTTGATCCATGCCCTCCCAGTGCTGCAGGCCGCCCGCACCCCATTCACGCTTTATGTGCCGACCGCATTTCCTTCGGGCGGCGGGCAGCTCTGGTGGCAAGCTATCGAGGACATAATCGGCAAGGCAGGGGAGGTTCGGTTCCAAGGCCCCGCGGGTGCCGTCGTTCTCCCTTCTCGCTCAACAAAAGAAAAGCACACCGCTTTCAATCAGCTCTATTGGCATATGCGCAAAATGCCGGAAACGGAGCGACTGGCGCTGCTGGCGGAATTCACTGCCAATTACGGCTATGACCTCTCAGCCCAATGTCGCGCAGAAATCATGGGTTGGGACGAGATCAAGCAGGTGGCCAATCACCCACTGGCAACGATCGGGGCGCACACGGTCAACCACTATGAATTGGCCAAACTGCCGTTGGAGCAAGCACGCGCTGAAATTGTCGAGTCGGTGACCGCGTTAGAGCAGCGCCTTGGCCAGCGGCCGAAACATTTCTCTTATCCCCTCGGCGGGCCGCTTTCTTGCGGGGAGAGGGAGTTTGAACTTGTCGCGCAGCTGGGGTTCACCTCGGGCGTGACGACGCGACCCGGCGGTCTTTATCCTCATCATCGCAAAACACCCACGGCGTTGCCGCGGGTGTCACTCAATGGGCTGTTTCAACAAAAGCGGTATGCCGACGTCTTCGCCAGTGGCGGGCTGTTCACCCAGTTGGGCCGGATATCGGGTTAG
- a CDS encoding DUF2842 domain-containing protein yields MSQRNRKLIGAFLLVISIAGWAVLGTWGYLLLPEGLPGLVLIIYFIFAGMGWTIPAMILIRWMAKPNPLPQR; encoded by the coding sequence ATGAGTCAGCGTAACCGCAAGTTGATTGGCGCATTTTTGCTGGTCATTTCCATCGCTGGATGGGCCGTTTTGGGCACTTGGGGCTATCTACTCTTGCCTGAAGGGCTGCCGGGGCTAGTGCTGATCATCTATTTTATTTTTGCGGGCATGGGTTGGACGATCCCAGCAATGATTCTCATTCGCTGGATGGCCAAGCCCAATCCCCTGCCCCAACGCTAA
- a CDS encoding GumC family protein, whose product MVYESPVIDDGRINVAGLLSAVGRKLPRIIAVTLALLAVTFVILMFVPRTYEGTAAVLVEPRQSASGQNSGDARLSMFATNPAGVVASQIQLIKSPDTLMRVIDELDLRSVPEFSGAEEGGFDLGALLPQLVRRAETPQSVDAQVLSALSASLSVSQQPQSAVIAITVSSRDPQLAAQIANAIAKAHVERRAGLSLSDNVETSGWLLEEIDRLRVSVGEAEHAVADFKVANDLYIGQGNTSLLDQRLSTIASQISAAQEQRGNAEKRAALIRDVIGRNQPVESLVDVQSSLVVQQLSQEKARIQSELAQRSATLLSSHPTMRALNAQMGELNAQVRAEAQRMAVALEAEAQIYTDQEAWLRADFEAAKNTASTATIDTVTLDSLQREAKSQRDLLEAYLLRYNASSTRVDINSELPDVRVVTAAAAASSPSAPKTALIMSAVAFVSIFCQIGGAIFGELMSGRALVSSRAGPELWGQQARPSDEPNSSTGGDLAEHIATLQQPVLAGAASDDETIATAEQSQSGGVDLANVKEMVRKILAETDQNMAPDASPAHVEDASVERFGFNAAEPVVEPVDKGLIRYDELVADLVLGRTNLLLLTDHGAEEGGEHLAEILVADALAKGLSVALVDAGSGKVTAAPGLSDLTLGEARFGDVVQKSADNSFAEVSWGRHAGLDRTSPRPVTLIEALTDIYEVVVVLTGETKTQSLLADFAQVGGRVVLVVGRNSELTSAFVARQKLLEAGYASVDVAAVTKSVAA is encoded by the coding sequence ATGGTTTACGAGTCACCAGTCATCGATGATGGGCGAATTAACGTTGCTGGCTTGCTCTCTGCAGTAGGTCGGAAGTTGCCGCGAATTATCGCGGTAACACTTGCTTTGCTCGCGGTGACATTCGTAATTCTAATGTTTGTTCCAAGGACTTACGAAGGTACTGCGGCTGTTCTTGTGGAGCCGCGACAGAGTGCGTCCGGACAGAATTCGGGTGATGCGCGGCTTAGTATGTTTGCCACGAACCCGGCCGGTGTGGTGGCAAGTCAAATACAGCTCATCAAATCACCTGACACTCTGATGCGGGTAATTGATGAGTTGGATTTGCGCTCGGTGCCCGAATTTAGTGGCGCTGAAGAAGGTGGCTTTGACCTCGGTGCCTTGCTGCCGCAGCTCGTTCGCCGCGCGGAAACACCACAAAGCGTCGACGCACAGGTTTTATCAGCTCTTTCTGCTAGCTTATCCGTGTCGCAGCAGCCTCAGTCCGCCGTGATCGCGATAACGGTCTCGTCGCGTGATCCGCAGTTGGCCGCCCAAATCGCCAATGCCATCGCGAAAGCGCATGTTGAGCGTCGTGCGGGATTGAGCCTCTCCGATAATGTCGAGACGTCCGGTTGGCTACTCGAGGAAATCGATCGCCTGCGGGTGTCCGTCGGTGAAGCCGAGCATGCGGTCGCTGACTTCAAAGTCGCCAATGACCTTTACATAGGACAGGGAAACACCAGTCTGCTTGATCAGCGGCTGTCGACCATTGCGTCGCAGATCAGTGCGGCACAGGAGCAGCGTGGCAATGCTGAAAAACGCGCTGCGCTGATCCGTGACGTCATCGGGCGTAACCAGCCGGTAGAGAGTTTGGTGGACGTTCAGTCATCCCTCGTCGTGCAGCAACTGTCGCAAGAGAAGGCGCGCATTCAGAGTGAATTGGCCCAGAGGTCTGCAACGCTCCTCAGCAGCCATCCAACGATGCGTGCTCTCAATGCTCAGATGGGCGAACTCAATGCGCAGGTCCGTGCCGAAGCGCAGCGGATGGCCGTCGCGCTAGAGGCCGAAGCGCAGATTTATACCGACCAAGAAGCCTGGCTGCGTGCTGACTTTGAAGCGGCCAAGAACACCGCGTCGACGGCAACCATCGATACTGTGACCCTTGATAGCTTGCAGCGTGAGGCTAAGTCGCAACGCGACCTGCTGGAAGCGTATTTGTTGCGCTACAACGCCTCGTCAACACGGGTCGACATCAACTCGGAATTGCCTGACGTCCGTGTCGTAACTGCTGCTGCTGCTGCTTCTTCCCCGTCAGCGCCGAAGACCGCTCTCATTATGTCTGCGGTCGCATTTGTGTCGATTTTCTGCCAAATCGGCGGGGCAATTTTTGGGGAGCTGATGTCCGGTCGCGCGCTTGTGTCGTCGCGAGCAGGGCCGGAACTTTGGGGCCAACAAGCCCGCCCGTCGGACGAGCCCAATAGCAGTACCGGGGGCGATCTCGCAGAGCATATCGCTACGCTGCAACAGCCCGTTCTCGCTGGAGCCGCTTCTGATGATGAGACCATCGCAACTGCGGAACAATCGCAGTCCGGCGGTGTGGATCTGGCAAATGTCAAAGAAATGGTGCGCAAGATTCTTGCCGAGACAGACCAGAACATGGCTCCTGATGCTTCGCCTGCTCATGTAGAGGATGCGTCTGTTGAGCGGTTTGGTTTCAATGCGGCTGAGCCTGTCGTTGAGCCCGTCGACAAGGGACTGATCCGTTATGACGAACTCGTTGCTGATCTGGTTTTGGGGCGTACCAATCTCCTTCTGCTGACCGATCACGGAGCCGAGGAGGGTGGTGAGCATCTTGCTGAAATTCTCGTCGCGGATGCGCTTGCCAAGGGCCTAAGTGTGGCTCTGGTTGATGCGGGGTCTGGCAAGGTTACGGCCGCGCCGGGACTGTCCGATCTCACTCTGGGCGAAGCGCGCTTCGGAGATGTGGTCCAGAAGTCTGCCGATAACAGCTTTGCAGAAGTGTCTTGGGGTCGCCACGCTGGTCTCGATCGCACCTCACCGCGTCCTGTGACATTGATTGAAGCCCTGACGGATATCTACGAGGTCGTCGTCGTCCTGACTGGGGAAACGAAGACGCAGTCCTTGCTTGCTGATTTTGCGCAAGTGGGGGGGCGTGTGGTTCTGGTTGTTGGTCGCAATAGCGAATTGACGTCAGCCTTTGTGGCCCGACAAAAGCTGCTTGAGGCCGGATACGCTTCAGTGGACGTCGCTGCGGTCACCAAGTCTGTCGCAGCCTAG
- a CDS encoding COX15/CtaA family protein, which produces MQDAAPGKVSFAADRLRPVRIWLYGMAAFVLLIVVVGGITRLTESGLSITSWNVVAGVIPPLTQADWEAEFEAYKQIPQYTVINHWMSLDDFKLIFFWEWFHRLLARALGFVFLIPFVVFLAQKRFSKDLALPLFGLFLLGGFQGFLGWWMVSSGLSELTSVSQYRLAAHLSAAGVLLYALLYVARTITPGRTLGHVSSFNWVTTIALLLVLVLQIAAGAFVAGMDAGKGYQTWPLMDGSIIPNGLFVMDPVWKNFFENALTVQFNHRNIAYLITAFVGFLIWRRAKDGGFAGVHTWLIRIGVLVLAQVALGIATLLSDIQIDLAVAHQGLAFILAGAIVLYLADMRRAR; this is translated from the coding sequence ATGCAAGATGCGGCCCCGGGCAAAGTGAGCTTTGCGGCCGACCGCCTCCGCCCGGTGCGTATTTGGCTTTATGGCATGGCGGCATTCGTGCTGCTGATTGTCGTTGTGGGCGGCATCACCCGCCTCACCGAGTCTGGTCTGTCGATCACAAGCTGGAATGTCGTCGCGGGTGTAATTCCTCCATTGACCCAAGCCGATTGGGAAGCGGAGTTCGAAGCCTATAAGCAGATCCCGCAATACACGGTCATCAATCATTGGATGAGCTTGGATGATTTCAAGCTGATCTTTTTCTGGGAATGGTTCCACCGTCTTTTGGCGCGCGCGCTCGGGTTCGTCTTCCTGATCCCATTTGTTGTGTTCTTGGCTCAGAAGCGCTTTTCCAAAGACCTTGCTCTGCCGCTTTTCGGTCTGTTCCTTTTGGGCGGTTTCCAGGGCTTCCTTGGCTGGTGGATGGTGTCCTCGGGCCTGTCTGAGCTGACCTCGGTATCTCAGTATCGCCTAGCGGCGCACTTGTCCGCCGCTGGCGTGCTGCTCTACGCCTTGCTCTATGTTGCACGGACGATCACACCCGGACGTACACTTGGACACGTCAGCAGCTTTAACTGGGTGACGACGATTGCTCTGCTGCTCGTCCTTGTCTTGCAGATCGCTGCGGGTGCGTTTGTCGCCGGTATGGATGCGGGGAAGGGCTATCAGACTTGGCCACTCATGGATGGCTCGATCATTCCGAACGGCCTCTTCGTGATGGATCCGGTTTGGAAGAACTTCTTTGAGAACGCTCTGACTGTTCAGTTCAATCACCGCAACATCGCCTATCTGATCACAGCCTTCGTTGGTTTCCTGATCTGGCGTCGTGCCAAGGACGGTGGTTTCGCTGGCGTGCACACTTGGCTAATCCGCATTGGCGTGCTCGTTCTCGCTCAAGTCGCCCTCGGTATTGCGACACTCCTGTCGGACATTCAGATCGATCTGGCTGTCGCGCATCAGGGTCTCGCCTTTATTCTGGCAGGCGCTATCGTGCTCTATTTGGCTGATATGCGTCGCGCCCGATAA
- the rpsI gene encoding 30S ribosomal protein S9, translating to MAETINSLEDLGTAAVAPAVNTAPVHVQKLDSLGRAYATGKRKNAVARVWIKPGKGTLTINGREFSKYFARPVLQLIVKQPIVATERLDQYDVNVTVAGGGLSGQAGAVRHGISKALTYFEPTLRSVLKKGGFLTRDSRVVERKKYGKAKARKSFQFSKR from the coding sequence ATGGCCGAAACCATCAATTCTCTCGAAGATCTCGGCACTGCAGCAGTCGCTCCGGCTGTTAACACTGCTCCGGTTCACGTTCAGAAGCTCGACAGCCTCGGCCGCGCCTATGCAACCGGCAAGCGTAAGAACGCTGTCGCTCGCGTATGGATCAAGCCAGGCAAGGGCACTCTGACCATCAACGGTCGTGAGTTCTCCAAGTACTTCGCTCGTCCAGTTCTCCAGCTCATCGTCAAGCAGCCAATCGTTGCGACCGAGCGTCTGGACCAGTACGACGTGAACGTCACCGTTGCCGGTGGTGGTCTGTCCGGTCAGGCTGGTGCTGTTCGTCACGGCATCTCCAAGGCTCTCACCTACTTCGAACCTACCCTGCGTAGCGTTCTGAAGAAGGGTGGCTTCCTGACCCGTGATAGCCGTGTTGTTGAACGTAAGAAGTACGGTAAGGCGAAAGCCCGTAAGTCCTTCCAGTTCTCCAAGCGTTAA
- the rplM gene encoding 50S ribosomal protein L13 produces MTTFSAKPSDIEKQWILIDAEGLVVGRLASIIASRLRGKHKPTFTPHMDMGDNIIVINADKVKLTGRKLDQHRFYWHTGFAGGIKDRTARQLLEGRFPNRVLENAVRRMMPGGPLTRAQLKNLRVYAGSEHPHVAQNPATLDVAAMNPKNARVK; encoded by the coding sequence ATGACAACGTTCTCGGCAAAACCGAGCGATATCGAAAAGCAGTGGATCCTGATCGACGCCGAAGGCCTCGTCGTGGGTCGCCTTGCTTCGATCATTGCATCGCGCCTGCGCGGCAAGCACAAGCCAACCTTTACCCCACACATGGACATGGGTGACAATATCATCGTCATCAATGCCGACAAGGTAAAGCTCACTGGCCGCAAGCTCGACCAGCACCGCTTCTACTGGCACACCGGCTTTGCTGGTGGCATCAAGGACCGCACTGCACGTCAGCTGCTCGAAGGTCGCTTCCCGAACCGCGTTCTTGAAAACGCTGTTCGCCGCATGATGCCAGGTGGCCCGCTCACCCGCGCTCAGCTCAAGAACCTCCGCGTTTACGCTGGTTCCGAGCACCCACACGTCGCACAGAACCCAGCTACGCTGGATGTTGCTGCGATGAACCCCAAGAATGCACGGGTGAAGTAA